ACGGCCGGCCCCTGCGCGCCATCGGGGAGTGCAGCGAGGAGGCGGTCCGCAGCGCGTTGCTCGCCGAGCTCGAGGATCGAGCGGCCCCCGAGATCGAGATCCGTCACGCCGCCTCCGGCGAGCTGGGGAACTAGCGCGCTTCGGGCCCGGAGAGCGCGGCCCAGATCCGATCGGGGTCGAGCGCCGCGGCGCCGTCGAGGTGGACACGGCCGGGCGTTCCTACACCGATCGGCGTCGCGCGATGCGCGCGGGCGGGGTAGGCCAGCGCCAGGCTTCTCGCCGGGGCGCGCCGCAGCTCTCCCTCGAGTGCCGCGCGCAGGGTTTCGGGCAGACCGCCCGGCAACGCGCCGATCAGGCGGGCGCGCAGCGCCTCGGGATCGCTCGTCGCGAGTCGGCGCCGCAGCGCGAGCTCGGCATCCCGCGCGGGCGCGTCATCGGCATCGATCGCGACGACGTGGCGCACCAGAGCCGGTGAGCGAGTGGCGAGTGCGTCGGCCACGAGCGCGGCGAAGCCGGCGGCGACCAGATCGACGCGGGTGATGCGGAGCGACGTCAGCAGCTCCGCGATCTGCACGGCGACGTGCGAGGGCTCGAGCGTGCGCACCTCGCGCCGCGAACGGCCGAAGCCGGGCAGATCGACGCCGATCGCGCGCCGGCCGAGCGCCTCGGCGCGCGCGAGGATCGGCGCGAACACGCGCGCGGAGGTGCCGATGTCGGGCAGGAAGAGCACCGGCGTCGGATCGCCGGGCGATCCGTGCTCGCGGATGCCGAAGCGGGTCCCGCCGGCCTTCAGGCTGGCCGAGAGATCGTCGTCGGAACCCGCAGCTGCTGCCGCGGAGTCGCCGCACCGCTCGAAGCGCGCGCGCAGCTTCGCCAGCGCGCTCCGCTCCAGGCCGAGGATCCAGCCGCGCGGCAGCGGAAGCGCGATCGCGCTGCCCAGATCGACCAGCGCGGGAGCGCCGCTCGGAGTCACGAGCACGTTGGTCGGGCTGCGCAGATCCAGGTAGACCACTCCGCGCCGCGCCAGCCCGTCGAGAATCGACTCGAGCGCGGCGAAGAAGCTCGTCGGGAGCGCGCGCCCGTGCGCGTGCCGGCGCAGCGGCTGCCCGTCCAGGTACTCCATCGCCAGCGCGAGACGATCGATGCGCCCGAGCAGGCGGGGAACGCCCTCGATTCCGTCGGCGCGCGCGAGCATCGCGGCCTCGTGTCGCGCGAGCCACGGCGCGACGAACGCGCGAACCCAAGCCGAACGCCGGCCCCAGTCCTTCACGATCTGCGCTGGACCGCCGCGCTGCACCAGCAGCACGTCGGGGTTGGCGAACCCACCGAGATTCAGGACCGTGATTCCCGGACCCTCGAGGTCCGCTCGCTTCAGGACGAGAGTCCCCAGCGCACCACCATGCACAGCACGCCCAGCGCGACCACGATCGCCGTGCCGGTCTCGTTGTTGTCGGCAAAGCGCGTGCGCCGCCAGGCGGTCTCGGGCGCGCGCTCGGACTCGAGCGGCCGGTAGGCGTGCAGCCGAGGCACGAGCCGCGGAACCGCCGCCGAGTAGCGCCGGTAGGCATCGCCGTAGAGCGACTCGAGCCGCGCGCTCTCGATCCGGTCCTTGTACGGCATGTAGTAGCCGAAGTAGACCAGCAGGAAGAGCGCCGCGAAGCCGAAGGCGACCCCGCTCCAGGCCATGATCAGAAAGCCCGCCCCGATCAGAAGCGTTCCGAGATAGAGCGGGTGACGCAGATACGCGTAGGGTCCGGCGATGGTCAGGGCGTCGTTCTTGTGCAGGTGCCCGGTGGCCCAGAGCCGCAGGCTCTCGCCCGTGACGATCGGAACCGCCCCGACGAGGAGCGAGATCGGCGTGGGAGAGGACAGGAAGACCGCCGCGCCGGCGAGCGCATAGACGACGAGCAAGCGCGGGCGCAGACGTTTGCGGACGAAGCTCACGCCGAAGGGATAGCCGCGTGCCGTCAGTTTGAAAAGCGCGCGCGGCAGAGCGCGGCGAGCACGGCGCCGATCGATTCCATCGCGCCGGGCCGCGCCTGATCGGGAAGCCGGTCGGCCGCGAGGAAGAGCGCGAAATCGCTGGCGTCCGGCGCCTCGATCTCGGACTCGACCGCCTCCCAGAAGCTGGCGCCGAAGCGCAGGCCGGCCGCCTGCCGTGGCTGCTGCGCTCTTCGCTTCTCGCCCATCGTCTGCCCCGCATTCGGGCGGCGGGCCCGATCGGCCCTCGTCCCGCCCTTCCCTACGTCTCTAGGTGGGCGCGGCTTGGCGGTTGGTGACGCGCTTCGGGGCTAGAGGGCCA
The sequence above is drawn from the Deltaproteobacteria bacterium genome and encodes:
- a CDS encoding isoprenylcysteine carboxylmethyltransferase family protein, giving the protein MGGGRVRDRGAGRQRFRALPRGRPASRSGAARRDGIDRRRARRALPRALFKLTARGYPFGVSFVRKRLRPRLLVVYALAGAAVFLSSPTPISLLVGAVPIVTGESLRLWATGHLHKNDALTIAGPYAYLRHPLYLGTLLIGAGFLIMAWSGVAFGFAALFLLVYFGYYMPYKDRIESARLESLYGDAYRRYSAAVPRLVPRLHAYRPLESERAPETAWRRTRFADNNETGTAIVVALGVLCMVVRWGLSS